The Pseudorasbora parva isolate DD20220531a chromosome 16, ASM2467924v1, whole genome shotgun sequence genome includes a region encoding these proteins:
- the gcsha gene encoding glycine cleavage system protein H (aminomethyl carrier), a, producing the protein MAMCTILRCASVSLTSSLPRLSDGIALSPARLLARTCYKRFMNTTTPFCAALKFTDKHEWVRVDSGVATVGISKFAQEALGDVVYCGLPEVGTKLSQSDEFGTLESVKAASELYSPLTGEVTDVNDALADDPGLVNKSCYKDGWLMKMTLSVPEELNGLMDEAAYERYIKSIED; encoded by the exons ATGGCGATGTGCACAATATTACGATGTGCTTCTGTTAGTTTGACCTCTTCTTTGCCTCGACTCTCGGACGGAATCGCTCTGTCTCCAGCTAGACTACTGGCGAGGACGTGCTATAAAAGGTTCATGAACACAACCACTCCATTTTGCGCAG CACTCAAGTTCACAGACAAACACGAGTGGGTTCGCGTGGACAGTGGTGTGGCAACAGTGGGCATTAGCAAATTTGCTCAG GAGGCACTGGGGGACGTGGTCTACTGTGGACTCCCTGAAGTTGGCACAAAGTTATCACAGTCAG ATGAATTCGGTACACTGGAGAGTGTTAAAGCAGCGAGTGAGTTGTACTCTCCTCTAACTGGGGAGGTTACGGATGTCAATGATGCTCTGGCGGACGACCCTGGACTGGTCAACAAGTCTTGCTATAAAGATG GCTGGCTGATGAAGATGACTCTATCTGTTCCTGAGGAATTAaatggattgatggatgaaGCTGCTTATGAGAGATACATCAAATCTATAGAGGACTAG